Proteins from a single region of Alphaproteobacteria bacterium LSUCC0719:
- a CDS encoding SOS response-associated peptidase — protein MCGRFTSTASPEELMRLFGVTVMDNLRPRWNVAPSQPALVIAQTGLQPEARSVPWGLPPAGEGRSFLINARMETVAEKPTFRESFMNRRCLVVASGWYEWSAPKTPWHVQLSDGGVMAFGGLLVRRGNEDRFVIMTSAANGDLASIHHRQPLVLSPDRWQRWLTGTGADAAELCVAAPASWFNWYRVGPAVGRVAQDHPELVTPLDDAALAAERSGARVPQDGQGDLFG, from the coding sequence ATGTGTGGCCGTTTCACAAGCACGGCATCGCCTGAAGAACTGATGCGTCTGTTCGGCGTCACGGTGATGGACAATCTGCGGCCACGATGGAATGTGGCCCCGTCGCAACCCGCGCTTGTCATTGCCCAGACCGGACTTCAGCCTGAAGCGCGGTCTGTCCCCTGGGGTCTGCCACCGGCCGGCGAGGGCCGCAGTTTCCTGATCAATGCACGAATGGAAACGGTTGCCGAGAAGCCCACTTTTCGGGAGTCCTTCATGAATCGTCGTTGTCTGGTCGTCGCCAGCGGATGGTATGAATGGTCGGCCCCCAAGACGCCCTGGCATGTTCAGCTTTCCGATGGCGGCGTGATGGCGTTTGGCGGCTTGTTGGTGCGGCGCGGCAATGAGGACAGGTTCGTCATTATGACAAGCGCTGCGAATGGCGATCTTGCCTCGATACATCATCGGCAACCGCTGGTCTTGTCGCCCGACAGATGGCAGCGTTGGCTGACAGGGACGGGGGCGGATGCCGCCGAACTGTGTGTCGCCGCCCCGGCAAGCTGGTTCAACTGGTACCGGGTCGGACCGGCTGTCGGCCGGGTCGCACAGGATCATCCTGAACTGGTGACGCCGCTGGATGACGCCGCGCTCGCCGCCGAACGCAGCGGCGCCAGGGTGCCGCAAGACGGGCAGGGCGATCTGTTCGGCTAG
- a CDS encoding DNA-3-methyladenine glycosylase, producing MLFHDAGHGEGGALDALAARDADIARILAAYGPPPDRSLPASYDTLARAIVGQQVSRAAAAAILGKMRAQDLTSIENVARMTPDRMMTAGLSRRKAEYLIGLADEIVSGRLDLASLATMPGDAVQQRLVRLRGVGAWTADNFRLFALADMDAWPANDVALQEAMRRLKSLPTRPAPAAMEELAQPWRPYRGAGALVLWHLYAIEVRKVTVADI from the coding sequence CATGGCGAAGGCGGCGCGCTCGACGCGCTCGCGGCCCGTGATGCCGATATTGCCCGTATCCTCGCCGCCTATGGCCCGCCGCCAGACAGGTCACTGCCAGCATCCTACGACACGCTGGCACGCGCCATCGTCGGCCAGCAGGTCTCGCGGGCGGCGGCGGCGGCCATTCTGGGCAAAATGCGGGCGCAGGATCTGACCAGCATTGAAAATGTTGCCAGAATGACGCCGGACCGGATGATGACAGCCGGGCTGTCACGCCGGAAGGCGGAATATCTGATCGGCCTCGCCGACGAAATTGTCAGCGGGCGTCTTGATCTGGCAAGTCTGGCAACCATGCCCGGAGATGCAGTGCAGCAGCGCCTTGTCAGGCTGCGTGGTGTCGGCGCATGGACAGCCGACAATTTCAGGCTTTTTGCGCTTGCCGACATGGATGCCTGGCCGGCCAATGATGTGGCCTTGCAAGAGGCGATGCGGCGTTTGAAATCATTGCCGACACGCCCTGCCCCCGCGGCGATGGAAGAGCTGGCACAGCCCTGGCGGCCCTATCGGGGCGCGGGCGCGCTGGTGTTGTGGCATCTGTATGCCATCGAGGTTCGCAAGGTCACCGTTGCCGACATCTAG